A part of Rhinoderma darwinii isolate aRhiDar2 chromosome 1, aRhiDar2.hap1, whole genome shotgun sequence genomic DNA contains:
- the WDR54 gene encoding WD repeat-containing protein 54 gives MVTPGNHGTSSGLVLVFDIPTKGTNITLAEVLAEHRDPITDISRETCDGKDRGSDLVTADDSGVLCVWKSGEDFRLVTKISAYGVTCSSVKLWDGVIAAAYGTGQIRLYDATTGAISAELDSHARWIYTLDVAPESGRLLSGAEDSFVQVWQISRCEESGLIEVEHRHSECVTDTQICGARFCDPQGSSFAVTGYDLNEIIRYVQL, from the exons GAACATCCTCTGGCCTTGTCCTGGTGTTCGATATCCCCACTAAAGGCACAAACATTACACTGGCAGAAGTCTTGGctgaacacagggaccctattacTGACATATCGCGAGAGACGTGTGACGGAAAG GATCGGGGTTCTGACCTTGTGACAGCCGATGATTCCGGGGTTCTTTGTGTTTGGAAATCTGGAGAAGATTTTCGTCTGGTGACGAAGATTTCAGCGTACGG CGTCACCTGCTCCTCGGTGAAGTTGTGGGACGGGGTGATTGCTGCTGCTTATGGCACGGGGCAGATACGTCTATACGACGCCACCACTGGAGCTATAAGTGCTGAGCTGGATTCCCACGCCAGGTGGATCTACACTTTGGATGTCGCTCCCGAGTCTGGAAGA CTGCTTTCTGGGGCAGAAGACTCCTTTGTTCAGGTCTGGCAGATAAGTCGTTGTGAGGAGTCTGGGCTCATTGAG GTGGAGCACCGTCACTCGGAGTGTGTGACAGATACCCAGATCTGTGGCGCTCGCTTCTGTGACCCTCAGGGCTCGTCCTTTGCTGTGACTGGCTATGACCTGAACGAGATCATCAGATATGTGCAGTTATAA